From the Flavobacteriales bacterium genome, the window TCATCTCCGTTTTTATGAATCCAGGTGCAATGCAGTTAACTGTAATATTATTCCGTCCTAATTCTTTGTTCAGTGTCTTTGTAAAGCCCAATACACCTGCTTTTGCTGTAGAATAGTTAGCCTGACCATAATTGCCGCATACACCAGAAACAGAGGATATACTTACAATAGAACTCCCATCGGGCATTATTGGTAGTACGTTTTTAGTGACGTTGAATAGTCCGTTGATATTAACATTGATCACTGTATTCCATTCTTGAGATGTCATTTTGGCCATGGTATTATCCATTAATACTCCAGCATTATTAATAAGTATATCTATCTCTGAAAAATGCTCTTTGATGTCAGATATCATACTAACACAAGAATCG encodes:
- a CDS encoding SDR family NAD(P)-dependent oxidoreductase, producing the protein MMLKGKTALVTGGGRGIGRAIAMDLAANGANIIINDIDQVTADATCEEINFLGVKAIVTIADIADFDSCVSMISDIKEHFSEIDILINNAGVLMDNTMAKMTSQEWNTVINVNINGLFNVTKNVLPIMPDGSSIVSISSVSGVCGNYGQANYSTAKAGVLGFTKTLNKELGRNNITVNCIAPGFIKTEM